A genome region from Camelina sativa cultivar DH55 chromosome 10, Cs, whole genome shotgun sequence includes the following:
- the LOC104717723 gene encoding MADS-box protein AGL71-like, translated as MVRGKIEIKRIENVTSRQVTFSKRRKGLLKKAHELSVLCDAQVAAIVFSQNGRLYDFASSDMKKIMERYEIYRREAFGEERLQKEQYVQELKKEMAVMMHKIEHLQLHCGKVMGQDLDSCSVEELKELTIQIEKSLTIVRSRKAKLNEDKIEKLKAEIAGGKRVLNERSRLQQMFEEKPLWMQPRSLESEKSAASCGCGNMNISDVKTDLFIGLPES; from the exons ATGGTGAGGGGAAAGATCGAAATCAAAAGAATCGAGAACGTGACCAGCAGACAAGTCACGTTCTCCAAGCGTAGGAAAGGTCTCTTGAAGAAAGCTCATGAGCTTTCAGTTTTGTGCGATGCTCAAGTCGCCGCCATTGTCTTTTCTCAGAACGGAAGATTATATGATTTCGCTAGCTCTGA CATGAAGAAGATAATGGAACGATATGAGATATATAGGAGAGAGGCTTTTGGGGAAGAGAGACTCCAAAAAGAGCAATATGTGCAGGAGCTCAAGAAGGAAATGGCAGTAATGATGCACAAGATTGAACATCTTCAACTTCACTGCGG GAAGGTGATGGGGCAAGATTTGGACTCGTGTTCGGTGGAGGAACTCAAGGAGCTAACCATCCAAATTGAGAAAAGCCTTACTATTGTCAGATCGAGAAAG GCTAAGTTAAATGAAGATAAGATCGAGAAACTAAAAGCTGAG ATTGCAGGAGGGAAACGCGTCTTGAACGAGAGAAGTAGGCTGCAGCAAATG TTTGAAGAAAAGCCCTTGTGGATGCAGCCGAGAAGCCTAGAGAGTGAGAAGAGTGCAGCTTCTTGTGGTTGTGGAAACATGAACATATCGGATGTCAAAACTGATTTGTTCATTGGATTGCCTGAAAGCTGA
- the LOC104720120 gene encoding uncharacterized protein LOC104720120 produces MGKEWHKGGRSICSSKSKEKSNEASGCITALYHFFHSHHFYFSSRHHNHQPSIDSPSRNPKGSVAPRNSLDLTEESPLSTNYKLEKEILNIHVGGKKSTLGALLIDRSSSNCNSLRTQGPNMVARLMGLDLLPDNFDLNRSPRVGVRGHRFSGNGSGTRSLPVSPRISSDSDHRRLSLQLNRENTKHDEEFARKRLKELKQDEGSPSPRRSRKQRKESVPTTRKFGMDITNLLENTRAGAAQNKIEHSRFSQKENTFVLREDHNSRKRPTKVTLKENLKGVKESKVSPHPTPKTRKAFKTVSTHVKTDLLEKKRISKSNETTVNISIASSAFSVTERPRKQMKRAEEPERNADAKTCSVQMYKYEKKLHQEPPRSNIYGSATLTNPGGTVAEMKKLKEEEEKVVVEIERHIVDGLVHETVETMSFLCLNANAIRCVERR; encoded by the exons ATGGGAAAAGAATGGCACAAGGGAGGAAGATCCATTTGTTCCTCTAAAAGCAAGGAAAAATCCAATGAAGCTAGTGGCTGCATCACTGCTCTTTACCACTTTTTTCATTCCCACCATTTTTACTTTTCTTCACGTCATCATAACCACCAGCCTAGTATTGATTCTCCCTCCAGAAATCCAAAAG GATCGGTGGCCCCACGAAACAGCTTGGACTTAACAGAGGAGTCTCCATTATCAACAAACTATAAGCTGGAAAAAGAAATCTTGAACATTCAT GTGGGCGGGAAGAAGTCAACACTTGGAGCACTTCTCATTGACAGATCCTCTAGTAACTGCAACTCACTTCGCACACAAGGTCCAAACATGGTGGCTAGACTCATGGGTCTTGATCTTCTTCCGGACAACTTCGACCTTAATAGATCACCAAGGGTTGGAGTAAGAGGACATAGATTCTCCGGGAATGGCTCAGGGACAAGATCATTACCTGTGAGCCCTAGGATCTCCTCTGATTCTGACCATCGTCGCCTCTCTCTTCAGCTAAACAGAGAGAATACTAAGCATGATGAAGAGTTTGCGCGTAAGAGGTTGAAAGAGTTGAAACAAGATGAGGGAAGTCCAAGTCCCAGACGTAGTAGGAAGCAGAGGAAAGAGAGTGTACCCACCACAAGAAAATTTGGTATGGATATAACAAACTTGCTTGAGAACACAAGGGCAGGAGCAGCACAAAACAAGATTGAGCATAGCAGGTTTTCACAGAAAGAGAACACATTCGTGTTAAGAGAAGATCACAACTCTCGGAAACGACCAACAAAGGTGACCCTCAAGGAGAACTTGAAAGGAGTAAAAGAATCAAAAGTATCTCCTCATCCAACACCCAAAACTCGAAAAGCCTTCAAGACTGTATCAACACACGTAAAGACTGATcttttagagaagaagagaatctcaAAATCAAATGAAACTACGGTCAACATCTCCATAGCATCATCAGCTTTCTCTGTTACAGAACGTCCTCGGAAACAG ATGAAAAGAGCTGAAGAACCAGAGCGGAATGCAGATGCGAAGACATGCTCTGTTCAAATGTACAAGTACGAGAAGAAGCTCCATCAAGAACCGCCAAGATCCAATATTTACGGCTCTGCGACCTTAACCAACCCAGGAGGAACCGTTGCGGAGATGAAGAAACttaaagaggaagaggaaaaggTCGTCGTAGAGATTGAGAGGCATATCGTAGACGGCCTCGTGCATGAAACGGTTGAAACAATGTCGTTTCTATGTTTAAACGCAAACGCTATTAGATGTGTAGAACGCCGTTAG